In Carassius gibelio isolate Cgi1373 ecotype wild population from Czech Republic chromosome B20, carGib1.2-hapl.c, whole genome shotgun sequence, the following are encoded in one genomic region:
- the LOC127983569 gene encoding flavin-containing monooxygenase 5-like — MAKRVAVIGAGSSGLTSIKCCLDERLEPVCFESSDDIGGLWRFKERPEADRCSIYRSVIVNTSKEMMCYSDFPVPEHYPNFMHNSMIIQYFKLYAEHFNLLKHIHFQTTVRRVRQRPDFSDSGQWEVVTMDRDGQEETHVFDGVLVCAGHYTQPIKPLSDFPGIDTFPGTIIHSWEYKDPDPYLGKRVVVVGIGNSGGDIAVELSRTCEKTFLSTRKGAWVIGRMVGRGLPLDMTMVRRVRDLIYSLLPRALLNWFGERTLNQRHDHKLYGLQPAHRILDQRTIINDDLAGRILVGQLVMKPNVQKFQGSTVVFDDGTVEEKIDAVILCTGYDYKFPFLPASLNSGSDGDMKLYRRVFPPSLEHPTLAIMGLLQTKGPIMPAVELQARWATRVIAGLNHLPPAEKMDKIIEKDIQAYLKSYPCPKLAALQVDYIPYLDTIAKEVGVCPNIAWLLLRDPAVGLRVFFGPCTPYQFRLSGPGHWSGARQAILTQWDRVAKPMKTRPIPESSSFSLFFWLGLSGGAAVIFALMAMQKKFPLFLNID, encoded by the exons ATGGCTAAGCGTGTGGCTGTGATTGGAGCAGGCAGCTCTGGACTGACCTCCATCAAATGCTGCTTGGATGAAAGGCTGGAGCCTGTGTGCTTTGAGAGCAGTGATGATATTGGAGGACTCTGGAGGTTTAAG GAAAGACCTGAAGCAGACCGTTGCAGCATTTATCGTTCTGTCATAGTGAACACCTCTAAAGAGATGATGTGCTACAGTGATTTCCCTGTGCCGGAACATTACCCCAACTTCATGCACAACTCTATGATCATCCAGTACTTCAAACTCTATGCTGAGCACTTCAACCTGCTCAAACACATTCACTTTCAG ACCACAGTTCGCCGTGTGAGACAAAGGCCTGATTTCTCTGACTCTGGTCAGTGGGAGGTGGTGACCATGGACAGAGATGGACAAGAGGAGACACATGTATTTGACGGTGTGCTAGTGTGTGCAGGACACTACACACAACCCATCAAACCCCTCTCAGACTTCCCAG GTATTGACACATTCCCAGGGACAATAATTCATAGTTGGGAATATAAGGACCCTGATCCTTACCTTGGGAAGAGAGTTGTTGTGGTTGGGATTGGGAATTCTGGTGGAGACATTGCCGTGGAGCTCAGCAGGACATGTGAGAAG ACATTCCTGAGTACCCGGAAAGGTGCTTGGGTCATAGGTCGCATGGTTGGTAGAGGGCTTCCTCTAGATATGACAATGGTCAGACGAGTTCGAGATCTGATTTACAGCCTCCTGCCTCGAGCTCTGCTCAACTGGTTTGGGGAGAGAACCCTCAATCAGAGACACGACCATAAGCTGTATGGACTACAGCCTGCTCACAG GATCCTCGATCAGCGTACCATTATAAACGATGACCTTGCAGGTCGTATTCTGGTAGGACAACTGGTGATGAAGCCAAATGTGCAGAAGTTTCAAGGCTCAACAGTTGTCTTTGATGATGGGACTGTTGAAGAGAAGATTGATGCAGTGATCTTATGCACAGGATATGATTATAAATTCCCCTTCCTCCCAGCATCCTTAAACTCTGGTTCTGATGGAGATATGAAACTCTACAGAAGAGTCTTCCCTCCATCTCTTGAGCATCCAACACTGGCCATCATGGGCCTGCTGCAGACCAAAGGTCCGATCATGCCAGCTGTAGAGCTACAGGCACGCTGGGCCACCAGAGTCATTGCAG GACTAAACCATCTTCCTCCCGCTGAGAAAATGGATAAAATAATTGAGAAAGACATACAAGCCTATTTAAAGAG TTACCCCTGTCCCAAACTGGCTGCCCTTCAGGTGGACTACATCCCTTATCTAGACACTATAGCAAAGGAAGTGGGCGTCTGTCCCAACATTGCTTGGTTGCTCCTGAGGGACCCAGCCGTTGGTTTGAGGGTTTTCTTCGGGCCCTGTACTCCCTACCAGTTTCGACTGAGCGGACCGGGGCACTGGAGTGGTGCTCGTCAGGCCATCCTTACCCAGTGGGATCGTGTGGCCAAACCCATGAAGACACGTCCCATTCCAGAATCTTCATCCTTCAGTTTATTCTTTTGGCTGGGCCTATCAGGAGGGGCTGCAGTGATTTTTGCTTTAATGGCAATGCAAAAGAAGTTCCCACTGTTTCTGAATATTGATTAG
- the LOC127984347 gene encoding peroxiredoxin-6-like, with translation MPGILLGDVLPNFEAETTIGKIKFHEFLGNSWGILFSHPRDFTPVCTTELARAAKLHEEFKKRDVKMIALSIDSVEDHRKWSEDIMSFNQDKACCAMPFPIIADDKRELSVLLGMLDPDERDKDGMPLTARCVFVVGPDKRLKLSILYPATTGRNFDEILRVIDSLQLTATKKVATPVDWKPGQEVMVIPSLSDEEANKLFPAGFTLKEVPSGKKYIRYTKP, from the exons ATGCCTGGGATTCTGTTGGGAGACGTGTTACCTAACTTTGAAGCAGAGACTACAATCGGCAAGATCAAATTTCATGAGTTCTTGGGAAATTC atgGGGAATCTTGTTCTCACACCCACGTGACTTCACTCCAGTGTGTACGACTGAGCTAGCCCGTGCTGCAAAACTTCACGAGGAGTTTAAGAAACGTGACGTGAAGATGATCGCACTTTCCATTGACAGCGTGGAGGACCACCGCAAATGGAGTGAG GACATCATGTCTTTTAACCAAGACAAAGCCTGCTGTGCCATGCCTTTCCCCATCATCGCAGATGACAAGAGGGAGTTATCGGTCTTACTGGGGATGCTGGACCCTGATGAGAGGGATAAAGATGGGATGCCCCTCACTGCCCGCTGT GTGTTTGTCGTTGGCCCTGATAAGAGGCTGAAGCTGTCCATTCTCTATCCAGCCACTACAGGGCGCAATTTCGATGAGATTCTCCGTGTCATAGACTCTCTACAGCTGACCGCAACAAAGAAGGTGGCCACACCTGTGGACTGGAAG cCTGGTCAAGAAGTCATGGTCATCCCTTCTTTGTCAGATGAAGAAGCCAACAAACTTTTCCCAGCAGGTTTTACCCTAAAAGAGGTGCCTTCTGGGAAAAAATACATACGCTACACTAAACCGTAA
- the LOC127984484 gene encoding polyisoprenoid diphosphate/phosphate phosphohydrolase PLPP6 — protein sequence MPSPKARSGAARSGSVPCAGGNGRYEFISLSRTPPPHLLQRQGSDPTAARLRASESPSRRRGSGSSNSSTGGQQLPEEDCMKLNPSIIGIALSSLLAIDLWLSKRLGVCACEDASWGSVRPLMKLVEISGHGIPWLAGAAYSLYKSDSAAGQEVMLNLLMALVLDLVLVGAMKAIVRRRRPAHNRMDMFATFSVDGYSFPSGHATRAAMCARFLLAHLVLAAPLRFLVLLWATFVGFSRVLLGRHHVTDVAFGFLMGYWQYNLVEMLWLSPVVLQSAIGQLQ from the exons ATGCCTTCTCCTAAAGCGCGGAGCGGAGCGGCGCGCAGCGGCAGTGTTCCGTGCGCCGGTGGAAACGGACGCTACGAGTTTATCTCTCTGAGCCGGACTCCCCCGCCGCACCTGCTGCAGAGGCAGGGCTCCGATCCCACTGCGGCCCGGCTCCGAGCCTCCGAGAGCCCCAGCCGGCGACGCGGCTCTGGGTCGTCCAACTCCTCAACCGGCGGGCAGCAGTTACCGGAGGAAGACTGTATGAAACTGAACCCGTCCATCATTGGGATCGCGCTCAGCTCTCTGCTGGCCATCGACCTGTGGCTGTCGAAGCGCCTCGGGGTGTGCGCGTGTGAGGACGCGTCCTGGGGCAGCGTGCGGCCGCTCATGAAGCTCGTCGAGATCTCCGGACACGGGATCCCGTGGCTGGCCGGTGCCGCATACTCCCTGTACAAAAGCGACAGCGCCGCCGGTCAGGAGGTCATGCTGAACCTGCTCATGG cCTTGGTTCTGGACCTGGTCCTGGTCGGTGCAATGAAAGCTATAGTACGGCGGCGACGTCCTGCCCATAACCGTATGGACATGTTTGCCACGTTCTCTGTGGACGGCTATTCCTTCCCATCAGGCCATGCCACACGTGCTGCAATGTGTGCCCGCTTTCTATTGGCCCATCTGGTGCTGGCGGCCCCACTCCGCTTTCTTGTCCTGCTCTGGGCCACATTTGTTGGTTTTTCTAGAGTCCTACTCGGACGGCATCACGTGACGGACGTCGCGTTTGGTTTCCTCATGGGCTATTGGCAATATAATTTGGTTGAGATGCTCTGGTTGTCTCCAGTCGTGTTGCAAAGCGCGATTGGACAGCTTCAGTGA